The nucleotide sequence AGACTGGGCCAAGCCCCCACCCTACTGAGGTGGAGAACCCCTGGCTCTAAGGCTGCCCTGCTGTGCAACACCAAACCTGCCTTAAGATGAGGAGACAACTCCTATGGACTCTCCAGCCTGGGGAACTTGCTCCAGGATGATTCAACTAGCCACAGAGCAAACCACGggagaagcttctgatgggctaccCTCTGACCCGGCCCAGACACACGGATGACTCCCCTCTGACCCAGCCCAGACACACGGATGACTCCCCTCTGACCCGGCCCAGACACACGGATGACTCCCCTCCGACCCGGCCCAGACACACGGATGACTCCCCTCCGACCTGGCCCAGACACACGGATGACTCCCCTCCGACCTGGCCCAGACACACGGATGACTCCCCTCTGACCCGGCCCAGACACACGGATGACTCCCCACTGACCCGGCCCAGACACACGGATGACTCCCCACTGACCTGGCCCAGACACACGGATGACTCCCCACTGACCTGGCCCAGACACACGGATGACTCCCCTCTGACCCGGCCCAGACACACGGATGACTCCCCTCTGACCCGGCCCAGACACACGGATGACTCCCCTCTGACCCGGCCCAGACACACGGATGACTCCCCTCTGACCCGGCCCAGACACACGGATGACTCCCCTCTGACCCGGCCCAGACACACGGATGACTCCCCTCTGACCCGGCCCAGACACACGGATGACTCCCCTCTGACCCGGCCCAGACACACGGATGACTACCCTCTGACCCGGCCCAGACACACGGATGACTCCCCTCTGACCCGGCCCAGACACACGGATGACTCCCCTCCGACCTGGCCCAGACACACGGATGACTCCCCTCTGACCTGGCCCAGACACACGGATGACTCCCCTCCGACCTGGCCCAGACACACGGATGACTCCCCTCCGACCCGGCCCAGACACACGGATGACTCCCCTCTGACCCGGCCCAGACACACGGATGACTCCCCTCTGACCCGGCCCAGACACACGGATGACTCCCCTCTGACCCGGCCCAGACACACGGATGACTCCCCTCCCTGGGAATCAGGAAGAGTTTCATCCACCCAAGAGAGAAAGATGATGGGATGAGTCCTGGACAGCCAGATTAtgactgtgtttatgtgtgtgtatcccaTACTGGTATTTACTAGAGCTCAAAGCTGTAGTGAACTAATTTACAGTCTGACTGCTTTTCAATTTTAGCCCCTCCCTCCTAATGTGACTTATTTACATGTTATCTATTATAAAGGTGTATATAGTCAATCCTTCTGTTATCTGTCCTTAATAATATAGAGGTCATAGTGTGTCTGCGCTAGTGGTTGTAACAGATActggtatagtatatatagtggtttatatatatatacaccccagTAGCACCTAAAGCTGTTTTTAATCACACAACACAgcgtagcctactggttagagggaggggggcaggtagcctagggggttagagggggtgggggcaggtagcctaggggtttagagggggtggggggcaggtagcctaggggtttagaggggggggggggcaggtagcctagtggttagaggagggggggcaggtagcctactggttaggaggggggcaggtagcctagtggttagaggggggggggcaggtagcctaggggttagaggggggggggcaggtagcctaggggttagaggggggggggcaggtagcctagtggttagagggggggggcaggtagcctactggttagagggggggggcaggtagcctagtggttagagggggtgggggcaggtagcctaggggtttagaggggtggggggcaggtagcctagtggttagagggggggggactggtagcctagtggttagaggggggggcaggtagcctagtggttagaggaggggggcaggtagcctagtggttagagggggtggggggcaggtagcctagtggttagagggggtgggggcaggtagcctaggggtttagaggggtggggggggcaggtagcctagtggttagaggagggggggcaggtagcctactggttagaggggggggggcaggtagcctagtggttagagggggggggggcaggtagcctaggggttagaggggggggggcaggtagcctagtggttagaggggggggcaggtagcctagtggttagaggggggaggcaggtagcctagtggttagaggggggggcaggtagcctagtggttagagggggggcaggtagcctggaGTGGTTAAGGGggtgggggcaggtagcctagtggttactgTTTGGGGGGCACCAAAAGCCAAAAGTGGttaagggggaggcaggtagcctagtggttaaagaggGGAGGCAAATAGCCAgttggttagagggggaggcaggtattGTATTTGGTTACAACTTACATTAGGCACTAGCCaacagtggttagagggggaggcaggtagcctagtggaacATCTCAGGCAAAATCATGGGTTAAGGGGGAGGCATCCCCCTAGTGGttaagggggaggcaggtagcctagtggttagatgggggaggcaggtagcctagtggttagagggggaggcaggtagcctagtggttagagagggaaggcttagcctagtggttggaggggGCTGCTAGGTAGCCTCCAGTGGTtctggggaggcaggtagcctggtggttagaggggttGGGGGCAGGTAGCTGGATAACAGCCCTACTCTTTGACGAGGTTAAAAATCTGATTTGGAACATAGCACCTATAAAGCCAAAGTTTGGGAAGGCTTTAAACTCCAcgcagatgttggaacattgctgctataacaggcaactcttctgggaaggctttcagatagatgttggaacattgtatTGCTATTACAGCCTTACATTGGGACACTTTCCACCAACagtattggaacattgctgctataacagccattccactcttctgggaaggctttccactagatgttggaacattgctgctataacagcctccactcttctgggaaggctttccactagatgttagaacattgctgctataacagcctcctctcttctgggaaggctttccactagatgttggaacattgctgctataacagcctccactcttctgggaaggctttccactagatgttggaacattgctgctataacagcctccactcttctgggaaggctttccactagatgttggaacattgctgcagggacttgcttccattcagccacaagagcattagtgaggtcaggcactgatgttgggcgattaggcctcctggctcgcagtcggcgctccaattcatcccaaaggtgttcgatggggtcgaggtcagggctctgtgtaggtcagtcaagttcttccacaccaatcttcgacaaaccatttctgtatggacctcgctttgtgcacgggggcattgtcatgctgaaacaggaaagggccttccccaaactgttgccacaaagttggaggcaCTGAATCGtgaagaatgtcattgtatgctgtagcgttaagatttcccttcactggaactaaggggcccggaccatgaaaaacagccccagatcgttattcctcctccaccaaactttacagttggcactatgcattggggcacgtagtgcatccgccaaacccagattcgtccgtcggactgccagatggtgaagtgtgattcatcactccagagaatgtgtttccactgctccaagaGTCCAATGGccgtgagctttacaccactccagctgaggcttggcattgcgcatggtgatttttCGGCTTATGTgagg is from Oncorhynchus tshawytscha isolate Ot180627B unplaced genomic scaffold, Otsh_v2.0 Un_contig_6493_pilon_pilon, whole genome shotgun sequence and encodes:
- the LOC121843651 gene encoding proline-rich receptor-like protein kinase PERK10 is translated as MGYPLTRPRHTDDSPLTQPRHTDDSPLTRPRHTDDSPPTRPRHTDDSPPTWPRHTDDSPPTWPRHTDDSPLTRPRHTDDSPLTRPRHTDDSPLTWPRHTDDSPLTWPRHTDDSPLTRPRHTDDSPLTRPRHTDDSPLTRPRHTDDSPLTRPRHTDDSPLTRPRHTDDSPLTRPRHTDDSPLTRPRHTDDYPLTRPRHTDDSPLTRPRHTDDSPPTWPRHTDDSPLTWPRHTDDSPPTWPRHTDDSPPTRPRHTDDSPLTRPRHTDDSPLTRPRHTDDSPLTRPRHTDDSPPWESGRVSSTQERKMMG